Proteins encoded within one genomic window of Polyangium spumosum:
- a CDS encoding efflux RND transporter periplasmic adaptor subunit produces the protein MRPLLVTVLALLLGIAGCGRDPSASSAPPASSAQPTSAKADGEGKLCAHGVLEVVCPKCHPKLAAVFQAKGDWCAEHGFPESFCPICHPTRGGRPAADVSGKSAPEADAPADGTKVRFKTKETTRLAGIRTVKAEERNNAGGVVVMARIAYDATRLAHLNARAAGVVRAMKVDIGSQVKKKDPLAVIESAEVGADRSKLEAARVRVGIAQKNLDRLTMLQKSGFSSEKDVLAAEQELAAARAERAGLATALSIIGAGGGAGGSYTLTSPIDGVVTQRSATVGKLVGLEEMLFEVVDTSAMWAELDVPEAELAAVAAGQSVTLDVDGLAGRTFRGKITYLSPQIDLATRTVRARVPLENADGALRGNMFGRARVDVGAERASVTLPDAAVQRAKDVHLVFVKLAEDEYEARRVELGIRVGNLVEIRKGVRPGEDVVTTGSFLLKTETLKESIGAGCCDAD, from the coding sequence GTGCGTCCCCTCCTCGTGACCGTCCTGGCGCTCCTCCTGGGGATCGCCGGGTGTGGTCGAGATCCGAGCGCGTCCTCCGCGCCTCCGGCGAGCTCCGCGCAGCCCACGTCGGCGAAGGCGGACGGCGAAGGGAAGCTCTGCGCGCACGGCGTGCTCGAGGTGGTTTGTCCCAAATGCCACCCGAAGCTCGCGGCCGTGTTCCAGGCGAAGGGCGACTGGTGCGCCGAGCACGGCTTTCCGGAGTCGTTTTGCCCCATCTGCCACCCGACACGTGGCGGACGCCCCGCCGCCGACGTGAGCGGCAAGAGCGCCCCCGAGGCGGACGCGCCTGCCGACGGGACCAAGGTCCGCTTCAAGACGAAGGAGACCACGCGGCTCGCGGGCATCCGGACGGTGAAGGCCGAAGAGCGAAACAACGCGGGCGGCGTCGTCGTCATGGCCCGGATCGCGTACGACGCCACGCGGCTCGCGCACCTCAATGCGCGGGCGGCGGGCGTCGTGCGGGCGATGAAGGTCGACATCGGCTCGCAGGTCAAAAAGAAGGACCCGCTCGCCGTCATCGAGAGCGCGGAGGTCGGGGCGGATCGCTCCAAGCTCGAGGCCGCGCGGGTGCGCGTGGGCATCGCGCAGAAGAACCTGGATCGCCTCACCATGCTCCAGAAATCGGGCTTCAGCTCCGAGAAGGACGTGCTCGCGGCGGAGCAGGAGCTCGCAGCCGCCAGGGCCGAGCGAGCGGGGCTCGCCACGGCGCTCTCCATCATCGGCGCGGGCGGCGGGGCGGGCGGCTCGTACACGCTCACCTCGCCGATCGACGGCGTCGTGACCCAGCGCAGCGCCACCGTGGGCAAGCTCGTCGGGCTCGAAGAGATGCTCTTCGAGGTCGTCGACACGTCCGCGATGTGGGCGGAGCTCGACGTCCCCGAGGCCGAGCTCGCGGCCGTCGCGGCGGGGCAATCCGTGACGCTCGACGTCGACGGGCTCGCGGGGCGCACGTTCCGCGGGAAGATCACGTACCTGAGCCCGCAGATCGATCTCGCGACGCGCACCGTGCGTGCCCGTGTCCCGCTGGAGAACGCGGACGGGGCCTTGCGGGGCAACATGTTCGGCCGCGCGCGTGTGGACGTCGGCGCCGAGCGCGCGAGCGTCACCCTGCCCGACGCGGCCGTGCAGCGCGCGAAGGACGTGCACCTCGTCTTCGTGAAGCTCGCGGAGGACGAATACGAAGCCCGGCGCGTCGAGCTCGGCATACGCGTGGGCAACCTCGTCGAGATCCGCAAGGGCGTTCGTCCCGGCGAGGACGTCGTCACCACGGGCAGCTTCCTGCTCAAGACCGAGACGTTGAAGGAGAGCATCGGCGCCGGCTGCTGCGACGCCGACTGA
- a CDS encoding serine/threonine-protein kinase, which yields MLSEDIQIALSTLSRLHAAEPELEQAVRAHFRAGGESEADRRVLPQDARAAAELLRRALPELSRSAEELAALAALYGEPAGEVLLSFCAASAFRRDVRMAPILVALAESLGVDRIVEAARARVVEGPLVDALSCVPLLGDGAALATPANAEARARLEILVWEAGASALEVPELGPWLWGSAETFELMVRGPAHGALRGRVLAARCLEVSVRGMPRTTEPELVGRTLQVLQPLLLHPEPLVWVHAARALGRLTGVLEELQGTLLDWVFGASVVLRQRATTAFASLPAERLAFLASQLVAILDSREEEAWVLAAVAAATPYLFFERKTLWDRLARRVLEGDGGAIAARALARGLATLFRRGVEDPEIEATLRALREKARYVRAASIDETRRWIEVIAVTDVIDRAERDPLDLELGLENLVRLAAQYDDEEADARAARFASSIASSFHEARRIALGWGRLRQRAAALNALESTARAFAVRLWRPLLATRPTGVPVDEPELEETWKTLARTPAEIIDLVAERRRGEKTDAQADLALEVVAVRLGGYALDACGEDDELGPKLGAAGVVRRHGGPHHGQRGPTAHDTCLWLRKLEGLGTGSRELPPALKNALSALLWRLVDTTRGTALGEVDDVRWLGPFAAWWALVIDRPAMLRQLATALPMMSASALALCCEQAEALRTAVSSAQSDAGWAYQTEEALVALHATDTELSRALMKLAMALEDFEEAAGPKPDLELRCIRLVLAGDRLQASLADPVKALHPASEDDDDSLPPRTTQNAPRVAALVARAIRARELGMLDVWFASLGPVASALLEGAVRGAIRRTPPPPPAPKKKEPKFIEGYELVKALGEGGIGSVWLVRKPGADRLFVLKIPKADALASANEFERAGILASFVEEANALAGLYHPNVANIIDRGVSEGAPFLVLEYLIGADLKQYAAARPMTLFELRQVVLDACAGLAALHGAGLVHRDIKPANLWLRLPLAGGERFEPDKHRDPGRVPPLSTVVIDFGMVRAIRVPPEVGGRFVAGTPGYIAPEQVLDPVELDPRADVYSLAGTIYNVTTGRSFFDELTGRDRILAHMRLDPFDDPGRLRGFPAGIAKLLRAATTRDPAERPSPLEFGREFAAAL from the coding sequence ATGTTGTCCGAAGACATCCAGATCGCGCTGTCGACCCTGTCGCGGCTCCACGCAGCAGAACCCGAGCTCGAACAGGCCGTGCGCGCGCACTTCCGGGCAGGCGGCGAGAGCGAAGCCGACAGGCGCGTGCTCCCCCAGGACGCGCGCGCCGCCGCAGAGCTCCTGCGCCGCGCGCTTCCGGAGCTGTCGCGCTCGGCCGAGGAGCTCGCCGCGCTCGCCGCGCTCTACGGCGAGCCGGCGGGCGAGGTGCTGCTCTCGTTCTGCGCGGCGAGCGCGTTCCGGCGCGACGTGCGGATGGCGCCGATCCTCGTGGCGCTCGCCGAGTCGCTGGGCGTCGATCGGATCGTCGAGGCGGCGCGCGCGCGTGTCGTCGAGGGGCCGCTCGTCGACGCGCTCTCGTGCGTGCCGCTGCTCGGCGACGGGGCGGCGCTCGCGACGCCGGCGAACGCCGAGGCGCGCGCGCGGCTCGAGATCCTCGTCTGGGAGGCCGGGGCGAGCGCGCTCGAGGTCCCCGAGCTCGGACCATGGCTCTGGGGATCGGCCGAGACGTTCGAGCTGATGGTGCGTGGACCTGCGCACGGCGCGCTGCGCGGGCGTGTGCTCGCCGCGCGGTGCCTGGAGGTGAGCGTGCGCGGGATGCCGCGGACGACCGAGCCGGAGCTCGTCGGGCGCACGCTGCAGGTGCTCCAGCCGCTGCTCCTGCACCCCGAGCCGCTCGTCTGGGTGCACGCGGCGCGCGCGCTCGGCCGCCTCACGGGCGTGCTCGAGGAGCTGCAGGGCACGCTGCTCGACTGGGTGTTCGGCGCGTCGGTGGTCCTCAGGCAACGCGCGACGACGGCGTTCGCCTCGCTGCCGGCCGAGCGGCTCGCGTTCCTCGCCAGCCAGCTCGTGGCCATCCTCGACTCGCGCGAGGAGGAGGCCTGGGTGCTGGCGGCGGTCGCCGCGGCGACGCCGTACCTCTTCTTCGAGCGCAAGACGCTCTGGGATCGCCTCGCGCGGCGGGTGCTCGAGGGCGACGGCGGCGCGATCGCGGCGCGCGCGCTCGCGCGAGGGCTCGCGACGCTCTTCCGCCGCGGCGTGGAGGATCCCGAGATCGAGGCCACGCTGCGGGCGCTGCGCGAGAAGGCGCGGTACGTGCGCGCCGCGTCGATCGACGAGACGCGCCGGTGGATCGAGGTCATCGCGGTGACGGACGTGATCGACCGGGCGGAGCGGGATCCGCTCGATCTCGAGCTCGGCCTGGAGAACCTGGTGCGCCTCGCCGCGCAGTACGACGACGAGGAGGCGGACGCTCGCGCCGCGCGTTTCGCCTCCTCGATCGCGTCATCGTTTCACGAGGCGCGCCGCATCGCGCTCGGATGGGGCAGGCTCCGGCAGCGGGCGGCCGCGCTGAACGCGCTCGAGTCGACGGCGCGCGCGTTCGCGGTTCGCCTCTGGCGCCCGCTGCTCGCGACGCGGCCCACGGGCGTGCCCGTGGACGAGCCGGAGCTCGAGGAGACGTGGAAGACCCTCGCGCGCACGCCCGCGGAGATCATCGACCTCGTCGCGGAGCGGCGGCGCGGCGAGAAGACGGACGCGCAAGCGGATCTCGCGCTGGAGGTCGTGGCCGTGAGGCTCGGCGGGTATGCGCTCGACGCTTGCGGCGAGGACGACGAGCTCGGGCCGAAGCTCGGGGCGGCGGGCGTCGTCCGGCGACACGGAGGGCCGCACCACGGCCAGCGCGGGCCCACGGCGCACGACACCTGCCTCTGGCTGCGCAAGCTCGAGGGGCTCGGCACGGGCTCGCGGGAGCTGCCTCCGGCGCTGAAGAACGCGCTCTCCGCGCTGCTCTGGCGGCTCGTGGACACGACACGTGGCACGGCGCTCGGCGAGGTCGACGACGTGCGCTGGCTCGGCCCGTTCGCGGCGTGGTGGGCGCTCGTCATCGATCGGCCGGCGATGTTGCGGCAGCTCGCGACCGCGCTGCCGATGATGTCCGCGAGCGCGCTCGCGCTCTGCTGCGAGCAAGCCGAGGCGCTACGCACGGCCGTCTCGTCGGCCCAGAGCGACGCGGGCTGGGCGTACCAGACCGAGGAGGCGCTCGTCGCGCTGCACGCGACGGACACCGAGCTCTCGCGGGCGCTCATGAAGCTCGCGATGGCGCTCGAGGACTTCGAGGAGGCGGCGGGGCCGAAGCCCGACCTCGAGCTCCGATGCATCCGGCTCGTCCTCGCCGGTGATCGATTGCAGGCCTCCCTCGCCGATCCCGTGAAGGCGCTGCACCCGGCGAGCGAGGACGACGACGACTCGCTCCCGCCGCGCACGACGCAGAACGCGCCCCGCGTGGCGGCGCTCGTGGCCCGCGCCATTCGCGCGCGGGAGCTCGGCATGCTCGACGTGTGGTTCGCGTCGCTCGGCCCCGTCGCGTCGGCGCTGCTCGAGGGCGCGGTGCGCGGCGCGATCCGGAGGACGCCGCCGCCGCCGCCCGCCCCGAAGAAAAAGGAGCCAAAATTCATCGAGGGTTACGAGCTCGTCAAGGCGCTCGGCGAGGGCGGCATCGGGTCGGTGTGGCTCGTGCGCAAGCCCGGGGCCGATCGCCTCTTCGTGCTCAAGATCCCCAAGGCCGACGCGCTCGCCAGCGCCAACGAGTTCGAGCGCGCCGGGATCCTCGCGTCGTTCGTCGAGGAGGCCAACGCGCTCGCAGGGCTGTACCACCCGAACGTCGCCAACATCATCGATCGTGGCGTCTCGGAGGGCGCGCCGTTCCTGGTGCTCGAATACCTCATCGGCGCGGATCTCAAGCAATACGCCGCGGCGCGCCCGATGACGCTCTTCGAGCTCCGGCAGGTCGTGCTCGACGCGTGCGCGGGGCTCGCGGCGCTGCACGGCGCGGGGCTCGTGCATCGGGACATCAAGCCGGCGAACCTGTGGTTGCGGTTGCCGCTCGCGGGAGGGGAGCGGTTCGAGCCGGACAAGCACCGCGATCCCGGGCGTGTGCCGCCGCTGTCGACCGTGGTCATCGATTTCGGGATGGTGCGGGCGATCCGGGTCCCGCCCGAGGTCGGCGGGCGCTTCGTGGCGGGCACGCCCGGGTACATCGCGCCGGAGCAGGTGCTGGATCCGGTGGAGCTCGACCCGCGCGCGGACGTCTATTCGCTCGCCGGCACGATATACAACGTGACCACGGGCCGCTCGTTTTTCGACGAGCTCACCGGGCGCGACCGCATCCTCGCGCACATGCGCCTCGATCCATTCGACGATCCGGGGCGCCTGCGCGGGTTCCCGGCGGGGATCGCCAAGCTGCTCCGGGCCGC